In Heteronotia binoei isolate CCM8104 ecotype False Entrance Well chromosome 1, APGP_CSIRO_Hbin_v1, whole genome shotgun sequence, the genomic window GGCTGGATCCCAAGTACTACAACCTAGAGAAAGCCAAGAGGTCCTCAGGAACCGGGGTGGGGTGGATGTCAAATTATGCGTCTACAGAGGATGGGTGCATGTTGTTCTCTCTTCTTCCAGCACTGGAAGTGCCTGTCTGCCAGCATAATTGCTGTTACCCTGACAGAATAGTGTCTTTGAATCAACCCCACTAAATCAACCAGAAATACTGACTTGCTTAGAAATTGCTTACCTATTTTACTATCTCAAAATGAATCTTTTTAGCACACTTATATTATACATAAAAATGATGCAGAATTCTCTCCCCTATAGGAAATAGTTCAGCAACTGATAGAAAACAGTGCCACATTCAGTGACAAGACAGAATTTGCCCAAGATAAATacataaagaaaaagaagaaaaagtaagTTCAGTagtagaaaacagaatatatagtGGCTCACAGATTGTTTTCCATTTAAATACTATTGCTGTGCTTTGTTTACAGGTATGAGGCAGTTATTACAATCATTAAGCCATCCACCCGAATTCTGTCAACAATGTATTATTCAAGAGAACCAGGAAAAATCAAGTAAGGCTTAATTTTGTCTTAAGTGTTTTGAGAAACCTGGTGTGTTGGATTTCAAAGTCTTTCCTGGAAACAGTGAAATCTACAATATTTTCTGTGTGTTTGGAGATTCACTTTCGCTTGATAGCAGTTGCAAATCTTGCTTTCTTGCAACTATATGAAACCTTTGATATGAGGATTTCTTCTATCAGGATTAATAACAAATTTAGTCATACTTTAAAAAACAATGTataaggaagcagttgacagacTATAGCAGTGTCCGTTTTTGACATTTTGACAAAAACTAAATACAACACATTGAATATATTGGGTTATGTAAAAACCTGTGATTTCTCAGTGATTGGCTACGCATTTACAATCTGGAAGATTCTGAAAGATCTGTTCATTAGATCAACATTATCTGTATCCTGGGCTGAATAAGTTTGTAAAACACAAAAAATGTGGAATTTGATCTTTCACAGCATGGTTTGAGATCTAGAAGACACAGGTTCTTTAAAAAGATCAAAACAGAATTTTGGATCTAGACATTCAAATTAATTTGACATCTGCATAAATTAGTAGATTTTTCCTCCCTTTCTTGGTACTTGCAAATCCCTGAGTGAACTGAAAAATCATCCAACTGTCCCAAGGTCTTGTTTCAAGGGCTGACACAATACTGAGACTCTGAACAATGAAAGTGATCTTATAGGCTTTCTTGAGGCAGGTCTGGGGACCCAAGAAATGCTGACAGTCCCAAGATTTTCTGATTGTAGAAGAATGCACACACCAGAGCATACTTCAGAGTATATTACAAGTAAAGCTTGGTGAGCTCTACTCCAAAATTTTCACCTGGAGAATAAAGGTGAGATGCGAAGCATTTTGTAGACATCTATGTACCCTGAGAACACAACAACTTCACTGGTTAGCTTTTCAAGTTACACAGTCTCATAGGTAATAAAATGTGTTTAATATTGCTGTTTACCTGTAGCAGCCTAGCAATAATTTGTGCAAACTCAGGGACTCCGTATTTCTGGATACCCATCAAAGTGCTTTATTTGAAGTGCGATGTTGGAGGAGAGCTTTTACTGATACCACAGGCTGCCAAAAAGATGAATAAGTGGACTCTTgaacaaatcaagcctgaactttccttagcagctaaaatgactaaagtaAGACTATCACACTTtgttcacattatgagaagatgaGTCACTAgtaatgctagggaaagttgaaggcagcaggaaaacacCCAACATAAGATGTAGTGACAGTCAAGGAAATCAGGGCCCTCAGTTGtgaaggacattaattcatagagttgccataagtcagaagtgacttgacattAAGCTGCTGGTTTCTGCTGACCTGGAATTAATAGTATGAGTCAACATCATGACTTTAAGCAACAGGCTGAAAACATATATCCATGTTTTAATACTGGGCACGTCGGATAAAAGTCTTCAGAACCATAATGTTTTACTCTGAAGTGTTTaatgtatatattgcttttgagGGCTGATGAAATAGCATTCCCTGTGCTGGAATCATAAGATTCTTTATTATGATAACCTCCCTGTTATGAAAGAGTACTTTGCAGATCATGGGCAGACACATATTGCCCAACCCTGATTTATCATCCACCTTTGTCTCATTTCTGTTTCCGCAATCTAaatatttttctgaattttttaCTTCCAAAGTTTGGGCTATGTGGTATTGCGTAGAAGTGTTATTGCTAAAGCTGAATTATTAACTGATCTGGATTTGATTTGCTGTCTTGCTGACCATAAGCTGTTTTCTGTTTCTAGCCATTTACGATATGATACTCTAGCCCAGATGTTAACTTGGGGAAACGTCCATGCTGGGAACAAGATGATTGTAATGGAAACCTGTGCAGGATTGGTGCTGGGTGCAGCCATGGAACGGATGGGGGGTAAGAAAAGGCAACCTTGTGATATCTTGACCTTGGCATCTTTTGGAATGGGAGTGTTAAATTCCAAATGGTCTGATTTAGAAGTCGTCTTTggcctttttttttcttgtgtgtgtgtaagacATTCATGTTGGAAAAGCAGTTTGACAGGGACAGCATTTGTACCAGCAGTGTACGGCCCCAACTAATTTGTTATTAGAGTCTCAAAGGAGCATAAAGTTGGTAATCCACTGGTGACAGAAGAGTAAAAAATTCATGGCATCAAAACAGAAGCAATTCAATAAAAATTGGTCTTTATACAGATGATATTGGGGGGACAGAACACTGCTTTAGGAAGGCAGAACTGTCAGAAATCCTCCCTCCTTGCATGTTTGTACAAGCAGAGCTATTTCTGAAAACACAGCAGAAGCTTGGTGGGGGGACGACACAATTTCTGCTTGCCCCCCCCAGTGTGTACATTCCTCATTGTTCTTGAGAGTTCCCCTGCCCCAGCTCTCAAGAGACACTTTTCAGGGGGCACAGGTTGCTGGGAAGAAGGTAGCAAAGAGACATGCACAAAGTTGATTCACGCATGGAAGTGCTGAATTCAGTTGATTCCCTTCTACTAAATCTGGATCTTTGCTCTGCTGATGGGAGACCTGATCCATCAGAGGAATGCCTCATGCTTAGTGGAAGGCAGTCGCAAGATCCAGCCCATTATACTGTAAATTCTGTAAATATTATATTCAGTTCCAAAAGCTTTCCTGTTCCTTGATTTTAAGCAAGACTTTTAGTGAGGCCTGTCCACCCAAGTGCACGTGTCTCTTGTATTCTCCTTGAATTGCTAATCCATGCTGGTGTACTGTTGTGTGTATGAATTGTCCCTGCTGAAAAGGATTGTTCAGAAAACTGGAAACCACTATAAAATGTCATTTCTGtttgcatatttatttaaaatatttgtcacCTTTTTACCTtaatggaactcaaggcagcttacaatgtcaCTAAAACTACAATTATTTCAGAAATACACTTTTACTTGATCTTGCAGTTATTCACTAACTGCCATGTATGAACAGGGCACTGGGTAGAGAttattgccctgcaaaagagttTAGATCCATGTGAAGTGAAATGTGACTCTTGTTTGCAGGTTATGGATCCATTATTCAGATGTACCCTGGAGGTGGAGCAGTTAGAGCAGCCACAAACTGTTTTGGGTTTCCAGAATCCTTTTTCCAGACACTTTATGAGTTCCCTCTCAGCAAAGTAAGGAGTCTTCTTTCTGGAACATTTTCTGTCAAGGCACTGCCTTCAGAGACTGAAGGGGATATGCTAGCAGAGGAAGAAAGCAATGGGGCATTTGATAAAAAGCAGCTTTCCACACAAGAAGCAGATATGGAGTGCAGCACCGACATAGGGATGGAGTCTGGTCTGCCTGATGAACAAGAAATGGTGGATCTTCCCACTGATGGGGAAGCATTGGAGGATGATAAAACAAAAGGAACGGTAAGCTGAGTGACTAGTTCAGGGCCTGAACATAATGAATATAAGCCACTTCAAAAAAAATTAATTCCATGATGAGAGCACCATGCAAGATATTTGTTTGTTTTCCATGTATTGATGCCCCTTATCTAGTTTGTTTAATTtgctgacttatggcaaacccatagggttttcaaggtaagaggcattcagaggtggtttggcattgcctacctccgcatcatgaccctggtattccttggtggtcagtGACTGGTGACTGGGcactcatccaaatactagccaaggccaacccagcttattttctgagatctgacaagatcgggctagcctaggccatccagaaCAGAAGAACAGTGATACCCATCAGGTTGCATAAAAAGATTTCATGTAGCTTCTTGGTCACAATTGGTTCatagaactttttttaaaaaatgtgttcttCTCAGGTGCATGACAAACAAAGGAAACaagaggaaaggagaaaaaaactgGTAGAAGCTACAGCTTTGTTGAAAGACAAAGATGCTGATGGGTGAGTGTGATTTTATAGTACAAAATGTTTTGCCAGAAGCAATGTCTTACTTCCATTTCAGCAACTCTAAACAAAATAGATCTGTATAGGCTTCTGCCAAAGCAGAGCAGGTCGGGATCTGTCCTTTATGTTCTCAGTCATCATTAAATTCTTGTGGTACAAGGTAACAACTCCTGTTTCAGTGTCTGAGATCACCTCATCTCATTTTCAGACTTCACCTGCTGTTGTTCCAACCTCTTCCTATAAGTTGAATCATacagtcagaagggacctccagggtcatctagtgcacaatgcaggaaattcacaaatacatccccctaagttcacagaatcagcattgctgtcagatctagcctctgtttaaaaacctccaaagaaggagagcccaccatctcctgaggaagcctgtttcattgaggaaccgctctgtcaggaagttcttcctaatgttgagccaaaagctcttgatttaatttcaacccattggttatggtctgaccttttggggcaacagaaaacaactctgcaccatatgaca contains:
- the TRMT6 gene encoding tRNA (adenine(58)-N(1))-methyltransferase non-catalytic subunit TRM6, whose amino-acid sequence is MEESPRSGALHVIRERDWAVLKRNEVFKAVAVVKRRKIIFEKQWFYLDNAIGNVYGTTFEVTSGGSLQPKKRVDEATTETKKAGTDNRNIIDDGKSQKLTHDDIKALKDKGIKGQEIVQQLIENSATFSDKTEFAQDKYIKKKKKKYEAVITIIKPSTRILSTMYYSREPGKINHLRYDTLAQMLTWGNVHAGNKMIVMETCAGLVLGAAMERMGGYGSIIQMYPGGGAVRAATNCFGFPESFFQTLYEFPLSKVRSLLSGTFSVKALPSETEGDMLAEEESNGAFDKKQLSTQEADMECSTDIGMESGLPDEQEMVDLPTDGEALEDDKTKGTVHDKQRKQEERRKKLVEATALLKDKDADGLIVASRFHPAPLLLSLLEFVAPSRPFVVYCQYKEPLLECYTKLREKGGVVNLKLSETWLRNYQVLPDRSHPRLTMSGGGGYLLTGITVINENPKTDDHSEQKTEEPAPKKPKLQ